The Corynebacterium camporealensis genome contains a region encoding:
- the rpmG gene encoding 50S ribosomal protein L33 yields MARNDIRPIIKLKSTAGTGFTYVTRKNKRNNPDRITLKKYDPVARKHVEFREER; encoded by the coding sequence ATGGCACGTAATGACATCCGTCCAATCATCAAGCTGAAGTCCACTGCGGGCACTGGTTTCACCTACGTGACCCGTAAGAACAAGCGCAACAACCCGGATCGCATCACCCTGAAGAAGTACGATCCGGTCGCCCGCAAGCACGTCGAATTCCGCGAGGAGCGATA
- the rpmB gene encoding 50S ribosomal protein L28 gives MSAICQVTGRKPEFGKQVSHSHRRTSRRWNPNVQRRRYFLPSEGRTITLNVSTKGMKIIDRDGIESVVAKIRARGEKI, from the coding sequence ATGTCGGCTATTTGCCAGGTAACGGGCCGCAAGCCGGAATTCGGCAAGCAGGTCTCGCACTCGCACCGCCGCACTTCGCGCCGTTGGAACCCCAACGTGCAGCGTCGTCGCTACTTCCTGCCCTCTGAGGGCCGGACCATCACCCTTAACGTTTCCACCAAGGGCATGAAGATCATCGACCGTGACGGCATTGAGTCCGTCGTTGCCAAGATTCGCGCACGTGGGGAGAAGATCTAA
- a CDS encoding type B 50S ribosomal protein L31 has protein sequence MKKDIHPDYHPVVFQDAGTGHKFLTKSTASSDRTVEWEDGNEYPLIVVDVTSESHPFWTGAQRVMDTAGRVERFNQRFGGMARRKKKNA, from the coding sequence ATGAAGAAGGATATCCACCCGGATTACCACCCAGTGGTATTCCAGGATGCTGGCACTGGCCACAAGTTCCTGACCAAGTCCACCGCCTCCTCCGACCGCACCGTTGAGTGGGAAGATGGCAACGAGTACCCGCTGATCGTCGTTGACGTGACCTCGGAGTCTCACCCGTTCTGGACCGGCGCACAGCGCGTTATGGATACCGCAGGTCGTGTCGAGCGCTTCAACCAGCGCTTCGGTGGCATGGCTCGCCGCAAGAAGAAGAACGCGTAA
- the rpmF gene encoding 50S ribosomal protein L32, which translates to MATPKFKKSRANTHSRRSQWKADNVALQEVTIDGQTVRIPRRLVKAAKLGLVDVEQF; encoded by the coding sequence ATGGCAACTCCTAAGTTTAAGAAGTCCCGCGCGAACACCCACTCCCGTCGTTCCCAGTGGAAGGCTGACAATGTCGCCCTCCAGGAGGTCACCATCGACGGCCAGACCGTTCGTATCCCGCGCCGTCTCGTCAAGGCCGCTAAGCTCGGCCTGGTTGACGTAGAGCAGTTCTAA
- a CDS encoding response regulator transcription factor, translated as MKILVVDDEQAVRESLRRSLQFNGYDVLLASDGVEAVEAARTENPMLMILDVRMPNMDGLEVCRTLRSEGWDHPILVLTAADGVADRVAGLDAGADDYLPKPFALEELLARVRSLVRRAAATPIVATPQREVEFTFSNLYLNSETREVRRGGRLINLTRTEFSLLNLLMENPRKVLERNKILEEVWGYDFPTSGNALEVYIGYLRKKTEANGEERLIHTVRGIGYVLRESEA; from the coding sequence ATGAAAATCCTTGTGGTCGACGATGAGCAGGCGGTCCGTGAATCGCTGCGCCGTTCCCTGCAATTCAACGGCTATGACGTGCTGTTAGCTAGCGACGGCGTCGAGGCCGTCGAAGCTGCTCGCACCGAAAATCCGATGCTAATGATCCTCGATGTCCGTATGCCTAATATGGACGGACTCGAAGTATGCCGCACTCTGCGCAGCGAGGGCTGGGATCACCCGATCCTGGTGCTGACTGCTGCCGATGGTGTCGCCGACCGTGTCGCTGGTCTTGACGCCGGCGCCGATGACTACCTGCCTAAGCCCTTCGCCCTCGAAGAGCTGCTCGCCCGCGTGCGTTCCCTGGTCCGCCGCGCCGCAGCCACCCCGATTGTGGCGACCCCGCAGCGCGAGGTCGAGTTCACCTTCTCTAATCTCTACCTCAACTCCGAAACCCGCGAGGTCCGCCGCGGCGGAAGGCTCATCAACCTCACCCGCACCGAGTTCTCTCTGCTCAACCTGCTCATGGAGAACCCGCGCAAGGTATTAGAGCGCAACAAGATCCTCGAAGAGGTCTGGGGCTACGATTTCCCAACCTCCGGTAACGCACTCGAGGTCTACATCGGCTACCTGCGCAAGAAGACCGAAGCTAACGGCGAAGAGCGCCTCATCCATACCGTGCGCGGTATCGGCTACGTGCTGCGGGAGAGCGAAGCATGA
- a CDS encoding sensor histidine kinase encodes MMLRKPVDPTEASALSDSTGPVIRLNPESRGGWPSHIPLRWRLSLATGSVVAIAVALVSLATFWLVSWSLTAEVDEELSDKATVLIQKSADPAYVEDIDEEIERFKIYNPDTRVSIAPPSSTFTYGDTIAVGGQFTRDGYYETATHSSGGERVVAKRYDVDGTQVVLARDMQNHQQLVTLLGTMLFFVVAFGVILEILSGMVVAKTGMQPLARLRRAANYIAETGDLRPIEVQNDDELGQLTDSFNHMLAALQESRTRQAQFVADAGHELKTPLTSMRTNIELLMMLNKAGPNAAISQEDMDDLEQDVMKQMQELSTLIGDLVDLAREDAAEKEPEWMDLEDVLDTSLTRVRRRRMDIHFDVDTEPWFVKGDPFALGRATLNMLDNAVKWSPADGTVRVTMHPLSDAQVRLRIDDSGPGIPDADKVRVFERFYRAPESRSMPGSGLGLAIVKAVVDRHEGTIVIKDAPGGGTRFEVILPGKAAAD; translated from the coding sequence ATGATGTTGCGGAAGCCCGTGGATCCCACCGAGGCTTCCGCACTTTCCGATTCCACCGGCCCTGTCATCCGGCTTAACCCGGAAAGTAGAGGCGGCTGGCCCTCGCACATCCCACTGCGCTGGCGGCTATCGTTGGCCACTGGCTCCGTCGTGGCCATTGCTGTCGCCCTGGTGAGCTTAGCGACGTTCTGGCTCGTCTCCTGGTCACTCACCGCCGAAGTCGACGAGGAACTCAGCGACAAAGCCACCGTTCTCATTCAGAAATCCGCCGATCCCGCCTACGTCGAGGACATCGACGAAGAGATCGAGCGTTTCAAAATTTATAACCCCGACACCCGCGTTTCCATCGCGCCACCGTCGTCGACCTTTACCTACGGTGACACCATTGCTGTTGGCGGGCAATTTACTCGCGATGGCTACTACGAAACCGCAACGCACAGCAGCGGGGGAGAGCGGGTCGTCGCCAAGCGTTATGACGTCGACGGCACTCAAGTAGTCCTCGCCCGTGACATGCAGAACCACCAACAGCTGGTCACACTCTTAGGCACCATGCTGTTTTTCGTCGTGGCATTCGGCGTCATCTTGGAGATCTTGTCCGGCATGGTCGTGGCCAAGACCGGCATGCAACCCCTGGCTCGCCTGCGCCGCGCAGCCAACTACATCGCAGAAACCGGCGACCTGCGTCCCATCGAGGTCCAAAACGACGACGAGCTAGGCCAACTTACCGACTCCTTTAACCACATGCTCGCCGCCTTGCAGGAATCGCGTACCCGCCAAGCGCAGTTCGTCGCCGATGCCGGCCACGAGCTCAAAACCCCGCTGACATCCATGCGCACCAACATTGAGCTACTCATGATGCTCAACAAGGCCGGACCCAACGCCGCGATTTCGCAAGAGGACATGGACGATCTGGAACAAGACGTCATGAAACAGATGCAGGAACTGTCCACCTTGATTGGCGACCTGGTCGACCTCGCCCGCGAGGATGCCGCCGAGAAAGAACCCGAGTGGATGGACCTCGAAGACGTCCTGGATACCTCTCTGACGCGTGTGCGCCGGCGCCGCATGGACATCCACTTCGATGTCGATACTGAGCCCTGGTTCGTCAAAGGCGATCCCTTTGCCCTTGGCCGCGCCACTCTCAACATGCTGGACAATGCCGTCAAGTGGTCCCCGGCCGACGGCACGGTGCGCGTGACGATGCACCCGCTTTCCGATGCCCAAGTCCGCCTCCGCATCGACGACTCCGGCCCCGGCATCCCCGATGCCGATAAGGTGCGCGTCTTTGAGCGCTTCTACCGCGCCCCAGAATCGCGATCCATGCCGGGATCCGGATTGGGCCTGGCGATTGTCAAAGCGGTCGTCGATAGGCACGAAGGCACGATTGTGATTAAGGATGCGCCTGGTGGAGGCACCCGTTTTGAGGTCATCCTGCCGGGCAAAGCAGCCGCAGACTAG
- a CDS encoding S1C family serine protease — protein sequence MENSTWPNPQSQGWNQPRSDAPYASEPTPTPTPTKEKKKVGLGTALAMMLVASVAAGGVTGAVVGGGNGGSDTATVNEVLNQPVKNSTGQEPQEGSVEAVAAKVLPAVVSIEAASYTSSATGSGSIISPDGYVLTNHHVVAGAEDGGQLRVTMNDGQKHEADFVASDANTDTAVIKIRDVQDLPYLQFGDSTEVAVGQEVVAVGSPLGLNATVTSGIVSAKNRPVRAAQDGGESSLIDAIQTDAAVNPGNSGGPLVDMEGNLVGMNSMIASLSQGGTEAGSIGLGFAIPSNFAKRMADQLINSGEVSHPTLGVQVDARNRGNGATIVRVEPGSPAEDAGLKAGEVVTRVNDRLIENADALIAAARSQDFGATVTLEVSDEDGNNPRTVEVRLSGE from the coding sequence ATGGAAAACAGTACGTGGCCAAATCCCCAGTCGCAGGGCTGGAACCAACCCCGTTCGGATGCTCCTTACGCATCTGAACCCACACCCACCCCTACGCCAACCAAAGAAAAGAAGAAGGTCGGCCTGGGTACCGCGCTGGCCATGATGTTGGTTGCTTCCGTCGCAGCAGGCGGTGTCACTGGTGCAGTCGTCGGTGGCGGCAATGGCGGCTCGGACACTGCAACCGTCAACGAAGTGCTCAACCAGCCGGTGAAAAACTCTACCGGCCAGGAACCACAAGAGGGTTCTGTGGAGGCCGTTGCAGCGAAGGTGCTGCCGGCTGTGGTCTCGATTGAGGCTGCCTCCTACACTTCTTCTGCAACCGGTTCGGGCTCCATCATTTCCCCAGACGGCTACGTGTTGACTAACCACCACGTGGTCGCCGGTGCCGAAGACGGCGGCCAGCTACGCGTGACGATGAACGACGGTCAAAAGCACGAAGCCGACTTCGTTGCCTCGGATGCCAACACCGATACCGCGGTCATCAAGATTCGCGACGTCCAGGACCTACCGTACCTGCAGTTCGGTGACTCCACTGAGGTCGCAGTCGGCCAGGAAGTCGTCGCTGTGGGCTCCCCGCTGGGCCTGAACGCCACGGTGACCTCCGGCATCGTCTCGGCTAAGAACCGCCCGGTCCGCGCGGCCCAGGATGGCGGTGAGTCCTCGCTTATCGATGCCATCCAGACCGACGCCGCCGTCAACCCCGGCAACTCCGGTGGTCCGCTGGTGGACATGGAAGGCAACCTGGTCGGCATGAACTCCATGATTGCTTCGCTCTCGCAGGGCGGCACGGAGGCCGGTTCGATTGGTTTGGGCTTTGCCATCCCGTCGAATTTTGCCAAGCGCATGGCAGACCAATTAATCAACAGCGGCGAGGTATCCCACCCGACTTTGGGCGTGCAGGTCGATGCCCGCAACCGCGGCAATGGCGCCACCATCGTGCGCGTGGAGCCGGGCAGCCCCGCCGAAGATGCCGGCCTGAAGGCCGGGGAAGTGGTCACCCGTGTCAACGATCGTTTGATTGAAAATGCTGACGCGTTGATTGCCGCTGCACGTTCGCAGGATTTCGGTGCAACGGTCACCCTCGAAGTCTCTGACGAAGACGGAAATAATCCCAGAACGGTAGAGGTAAGGCTGTCCGGAGAGTAG
- a CDS encoding MogA/MoaB family molybdenum cofactor biosynthesis protein, which yields MTEKLDLDSSGLREMAEPDDAFLLASEKEDKGQALRRALVVVSTDHPTDEIADTSRLVGELLSEAGFTVDGSVVVRSKKSKIRQAIETAVVGGVDLVLTVGGTGVGPRDKTPEATRAVLDQMVPGIAQAIRSSGQACGALDACTSRGISGVSGQTVVVNLANSRAAVRDGLATLTPLVHHLLDQLQKYSVQ from the coding sequence ATGACTGAGAAACTTGACCTGGATTCTTCTGGCCTGCGCGAGATGGCAGAGCCTGACGATGCATTCCTACTCGCCAGCGAGAAAGAAGACAAAGGCCAGGCCCTGCGCCGGGCGCTCGTGGTGGTCTCGACTGACCACCCGACCGACGAAATTGCGGACACCTCGCGCCTGGTAGGTGAACTACTCAGCGAGGCCGGATTTACCGTCGATGGTTCGGTGGTGGTGCGTTCGAAGAAGTCGAAGATTCGCCAAGCAATTGAGACCGCCGTTGTCGGTGGTGTGGACTTAGTACTCACCGTCGGCGGCACCGGTGTCGGCCCGCGCGATAAGACCCCCGAGGCAACCCGTGCGGTATTAGACCAAATGGTGCCGGGTATCGCGCAGGCGATTCGCTCCTCCGGTCAGGCTTGTGGTGCGCTCGATGCGTGCACCTCGCGCGGTATTTCCGGCGTTTCTGGCCAAACGGTTGTGGTGAACCTGGCGAACTCGCGTGCGGCAGTCCGCGATGGCCTGGCCACCCTGACCCCGCTGGTGCATCATCTGCTCGACCAGCTGCAGAAGTACAGTGTCCAGTAA
- the mscL gene encoding large conductance mechanosensitive channel protein MscL produces the protein MLKGFKDFILRGNVVELAVAVIIGAAFTSIVTAVTDNLIQPILNVFGSAEVPGFGPQLTDNPNTLIDFGAIISAALNFLIVAAVIYFLIITPINKANDLAKRRMGVEPESSAPTTEDLLAEIRDLLQAQNGEVSSDVDAKLAQATEAAEAEKPATTDGESAGRHRA, from the coding sequence ATGCTTAAGGGCTTTAAGGATTTCATCCTGCGCGGCAATGTGGTGGAGCTCGCCGTCGCGGTGATCATCGGTGCTGCATTCACCTCTATCGTCACCGCCGTGACCGACAACCTAATTCAGCCGATTCTCAACGTCTTCGGCTCCGCCGAGGTGCCGGGCTTTGGCCCGCAGCTGACCGACAACCCCAACACGCTGATTGACTTCGGCGCCATCATCTCCGCTGCGCTGAACTTCCTCATCGTCGCAGCTGTCATCTATTTCCTGATCATTACCCCGATCAACAAGGCCAACGACCTGGCCAAGCGCCGCATGGGTGTCGAGCCGGAAAGCTCCGCCCCGACCACCGAGGACCTGCTGGCCGAAATCCGCGACCTGCTGCAGGCCCAGAACGGCGAGGTCTCCTCTGACGTCGATGCCAAGCTGGCCCAAGCAACCGAGGCCGCCGAGGCTGAGAAGCCAGCCACCACCGACGGCGAGTCCGCTGGCCGCCACCGCGCCTAA
- a CDS encoding SAF domain-containing protein, whose amino-acid sequence MRFSALRQALATPGYSRMLVLRRGLAVVLVCAALVSVVMGTREQPRVLAFARDVEAGSALDAGDVATIRLPAESVPDSALQVAPEELEGRIVVAAAGAGEVLTEQRVLGAELTQELVGDVTSHLLPLKLAEPQIITHLHHGDTVNIVTVDDAAEPEVVAAGARIVSTGAVAEGNDATVLVALAESQAHEVAAASLQQPLTVVIVGDRAGD is encoded by the coding sequence ATGAGGTTTTCTGCTCTTCGTCAGGCTTTAGCTACTCCGGGGTATTCCCGCATGCTCGTTCTGCGCCGCGGGCTGGCGGTGGTGTTGGTGTGTGCGGCGCTGGTCAGCGTCGTGATGGGCACACGCGAACAACCGCGGGTGTTGGCGTTTGCGCGCGATGTAGAAGCCGGCAGCGCGTTGGATGCCGGCGATGTCGCCACGATTCGGCTGCCTGCGGAGTCAGTTCCGGATTCTGCGTTGCAGGTCGCGCCCGAGGAATTGGAGGGGCGGATTGTGGTGGCTGCTGCCGGTGCAGGCGAGGTACTCACGGAGCAGCGCGTGTTAGGTGCGGAGCTGACCCAAGAGTTGGTCGGCGATGTGACGAGCCATTTGTTGCCTTTAAAGCTTGCCGAGCCGCAAATCATCACCCACCTTCACCACGGCGATACCGTGAACATCGTGACCGTGGATGATGCCGCAGAACCGGAAGTCGTGGCGGCGGGCGCGCGGATTGTCTCCACCGGCGCTGTGGCGGAAGGAAACGACGCAACAGTGCTGGTCGCGCTGGCGGAAAGTCAGGCCCACGAGGTGGCCGCCGCATCGTTACAGCAGCCACTAACTGTCGTAATTGTGGGGGATCGTGCAGGGGACTAG
- a CDS encoding 5-formyltetrahydrofolate cyclo-ligase has protein sequence MTTKSELRRELVARRKKLTKSQRERANAMLIDAALAQLAPRSTVAAYYPVGSEPGGPDFVPALAAAVDRLYLPISLSDGQLAWTAYTGEMAPGAYGIPEPVGPRLDSSVLRECDVIFVPALAISPDGVRLGKGAGYYDRALANLSGVRLVGMVYEHELRDDVPGDPHDVPVNKILVGGTE, from the coding sequence ATGACAACCAAGTCGGAACTTCGTCGGGAACTTGTCGCTCGCCGCAAAAAATTGACTAAGTCTCAACGCGAGCGGGCCAACGCCATGCTTATCGATGCCGCCCTAGCCCAGTTGGCACCTCGTTCCACCGTGGCTGCGTATTACCCGGTGGGATCTGAACCTGGTGGTCCAGACTTCGTACCAGCTCTGGCCGCAGCCGTGGACAGGCTGTATTTGCCCATTTCGCTTTCCGATGGCCAGCTTGCCTGGACCGCCTACACCGGCGAGATGGCACCGGGTGCCTATGGCATTCCAGAGCCTGTCGGTCCGCGACTAGATAGTTCGGTGCTTCGCGAGTGTGATGTGATTTTTGTCCCGGCACTGGCGATTAGCCCCGATGGGGTACGCCTGGGCAAAGGGGCCGGCTACTACGACCGTGCACTGGCAAACTTGTCAGGTGTGAGGTTGGTGGGCATGGTCTATGAGCACGAGCTTCGCGATGACGTGCCTGGCGATCCCCACGACGTGCCGGTAAATAAAATCTTAGTTGGGGGAACCGAGTGA
- a CDS encoding UTP--glucose-1-phosphate uridylyltransferase has product MANERTLHGIKTVVVPAAGMGTRFLPATKTVPKELLPVVDTPGIELIAEEAASAGAQRLAVITAPNKQELMRHFESFPGLVDTLDERGKDEQVAKVKRAQQLIHPVAVEQDKPLGLGHAVGLAEQVLGDDEDAFAVMLPDDIVAPATVMEEMARVRAALGGSVLCAFEVSPEETFNYGVFDVEDTNAPGVKKVVGMVEKPEPEDAPSNLVAIGRYLLDRKIFDALRRIEPGKGGELQLTDAIELLIKEGEPVHVVVHEGKRHDLGNPGGYIPANVDFGLRDEKYGPALYKAIKQIVEDYEAEKGL; this is encoded by the coding sequence ATGGCTAATGAACGAACCCTCCACGGGATCAAGACGGTCGTCGTACCGGCTGCGGGTATGGGTACTCGCTTTTTGCCGGCGACGAAGACGGTGCCCAAAGAACTACTCCCCGTAGTGGATACTCCGGGTATTGAGTTGATTGCGGAAGAGGCCGCTTCGGCTGGAGCGCAGCGCCTCGCCGTGATTACTGCACCGAACAAACAAGAGCTCATGCGCCACTTTGAGTCCTTCCCGGGCTTGGTGGATACCCTCGATGAGCGCGGTAAAGATGAGCAGGTCGCCAAGGTTAAGCGCGCCCAGCAGCTCATCCACCCAGTCGCGGTGGAACAGGACAAGCCGCTCGGCCTCGGCCACGCAGTGGGGCTGGCAGAACAAGTGCTTGGCGATGACGAAGACGCCTTCGCCGTCATGCTGCCCGATGACATCGTTGCCCCGGCAACCGTGATGGAAGAAATGGCGCGCGTACGTGCAGCGCTGGGCGGAAGCGTGCTGTGTGCTTTTGAAGTCTCGCCGGAAGAGACCTTCAACTACGGTGTCTTCGATGTCGAGGACACCAACGCACCGGGTGTGAAGAAGGTCGTCGGCATGGTGGAAAAGCCAGAGCCGGAAGACGCACCCTCGAACCTGGTGGCCATTGGCCGCTACCTGCTGGACCGCAAGATTTTCGATGCCCTGCGTCGTATTGAGCCAGGCAAGGGTGGCGAGCTGCAGCTTACCGACGCCATCGAGCTGCTCATTAAAGAAGGCGAACCCGTCCACGTCGTCGTCCACGAAGGCAAGCGCCACGACCTGGGTAACCCCGGCGGATACATCCCGGCTAATGTTGACTTCGGCCTGCGTGATGAAAAGTACGGCCCGGCCTTGTACAAGGCGATCAAGCAGATCGTGGAAGATTACGAGGCCGAAAAGGGTCTTTAA
- the glp gene encoding molybdotransferase-like divisome protein Glp, which translates to MRSVEEQLAFITDAAITPEPVRIAIANALGLMCAEEVQANQPLPGFPQAAIDGYAVRAVDIGGERPLRGEAEPERSLPVVGEVPAGSRQPLRLQPKQAVRVYTGAPLPTLADAVLPLEWTDRGRKRVTARRPVRSGEFVRRVGDDIQPGDVAVSSGSILGPAQIGLLAAVGRTKVLAYPRPRVSILSFGKELVDIDREPGLGQVFDVNSYALAAAAKEAGADVHRVGIAEGEPRRVREVLETQLGRSEVLVISGAVGGAGAEAVRDVLEELGDIDTSRVAMHPGSVQGFGLLGEERIPTFLVPSNPVSALVIFEIFIRPLIRVSLGKRNANRRVVRARALNNIESRPGRRGFIRARLMRDAETADYLVEGLGGASGSPAHLLAGLSEANAMIRVPEEVTDIRPGDVVDVHFLTQRS; encoded by the coding sequence TTGCGTTCTGTAGAAGAACAGCTGGCGTTTATTACGGATGCGGCGATCACTCCAGAACCGGTGCGCATTGCAATTGCCAACGCACTGGGTCTGATGTGTGCCGAAGAGGTGCAGGCTAATCAGCCTTTGCCTGGCTTTCCGCAGGCAGCCATTGATGGCTATGCCGTGCGCGCCGTGGATATCGGTGGCGAACGCCCCTTGCGAGGAGAAGCTGAACCAGAACGTTCCTTGCCCGTCGTGGGTGAGGTCCCGGCGGGTTCGCGCCAGCCGCTGCGCCTGCAGCCCAAGCAGGCAGTGCGCGTCTACACGGGTGCGCCGTTGCCCACGCTTGCCGATGCCGTGCTTCCTCTCGAGTGGACCGATCGCGGGCGCAAGCGCGTAACTGCACGTCGTCCGGTGCGCTCCGGTGAATTCGTGCGTCGCGTCGGCGATGATATTCAGCCTGGCGATGTCGCTGTGTCTTCCGGTTCGATTTTGGGCCCGGCCCAGATTGGTCTGCTGGCTGCGGTGGGGCGGACGAAGGTGCTGGCTTATCCGCGCCCGCGCGTGAGCATCCTGTCTTTTGGCAAGGAACTCGTGGATATCGACCGCGAGCCGGGCCTGGGTCAAGTCTTTGACGTGAACTCTTATGCCTTGGCGGCTGCGGCGAAGGAAGCTGGTGCCGACGTGCACCGCGTCGGTATCGCAGAAGGCGAGCCGCGCCGGGTGCGTGAGGTGCTTGAAACGCAGCTGGGGCGTAGCGAAGTGCTGGTGATTTCTGGTGCCGTGGGTGGTGCGGGCGCAGAGGCTGTGCGCGACGTGCTCGAAGAACTTGGCGATATTGACACCTCGCGTGTGGCAATGCACCCGGGTTCCGTGCAGGGCTTTGGTCTGCTGGGTGAGGAACGCATCCCGACCTTCTTGGTGCCGTCCAATCCGGTGTCGGCACTAGTGATTTTTGAAATCTTTATCCGCCCGTTAATTCGTGTCTCGCTGGGCAAGCGCAATGCGAACCGGCGTGTGGTGCGTGCGCGTGCGCTCAACAACATCGAGTCGCGCCCGGGCCGCCGCGGATTTATTCGTGCTCGCTTGATGCGCGATGCCGAAACTGCCGATTACCTCGTGGAGGGCTTAGGCGGTGCCTCTGGTTCGCCGGCACACTTGCTGGCGGGTCTGTCGGAGGCAAACGCCATGATTCGGGTGCCCGAAGAAGTCACCGACATTCGCCCCGGCGATGTCGTGGACGTTCACTTCTTAACCCAGCGCAGCTGA
- a CDS encoding GNAT family N-acetyltransferase: MFDPWGRGPRQFRGPSRGKVSAQHPGWPEATEQVHLPASRAFPQGARVRLRPLLRGDGKVWRQQRIADEEILRPVEPTARDGWEESQSQQAFWDMLVSLRTAALNGRILPMVIEVNGHFAGQMTLDNIQHGSLKECWIGYWVYSAYSGGGVATAACALATDHAFRRVGMHRVAATYMPSNPASGKVLKASGYREEGFLRRYIHIDGRWEDHHLVGLVRDDFPDTCVDRLRAAGRIL; the protein is encoded by the coding sequence ATGTTCGATCCGTGGGGGAGAGGACCCCGGCAGTTCCGCGGGCCTAGTCGCGGCAAGGTTTCTGCGCAGCACCCCGGTTGGCCAGAGGCCACCGAGCAGGTGCACCTACCGGCGAGTCGGGCGTTTCCGCAGGGCGCCCGGGTGAGGCTGCGCCCGTTGCTGCGCGGGGACGGCAAGGTGTGGCGCCAACAGCGCATCGCTGATGAAGAGATTTTGCGTCCGGTAGAACCCACCGCCCGGGACGGTTGGGAAGAATCCCAAAGCCAGCAAGCTTTTTGGGACATGCTGGTCAGCCTGCGTACGGCGGCGCTTAACGGGCGCATTTTACCGATGGTCATTGAGGTCAACGGTCATTTCGCTGGACAGATGACCTTGGACAATATCCAGCACGGCAGTTTGAAAGAGTGCTGGATTGGTTACTGGGTCTATTCGGCTTACTCCGGTGGTGGGGTGGCCACGGCGGCCTGCGCACTGGCTACTGATCATGCGTTCCGGCGCGTCGGTATGCACCGAGTGGCGGCAACGTATATGCCTTCTAATCCGGCGTCCGGCAAGGTGCTGAAGGCGAGCGGGTACCGCGAAGAAGGCTTCTTGCGCCGCTATATTCACATCGATGGGCGCTGGGAGGACCACCACTTGGTCGGGCTGGTGCGCGATGACTTCCCAGATACCTGTGTGGATCGCTTGCGGGCGGCTGGCCGGATTCTGTGA